AGCAGTTCCTCGTCGAAATCATCGGCCTCGACTGGTCCGAGGTGCACGAGGAGGCCGAGGTGCTGGAGCATGCCGTCAGCGAGAAGCTGCTCGACCGCATCGACGCCCTGCTCGGCCACCCGAGCGTCGATCCGCACGGCGACCCGATCCCACCGGCCGACGACGAAAAGCGAGGCTCGATCAAGCCCACGCGCGTCTGGACTCTGGCCGACTGCCCGATGAACGAATCACTGCAGGTCTCACGGGTGATCGATCAGACGCCGCCCTTCCTGCAGTTCCTCGATCGCCACGGCTTGGTCCCCGGAGCATTGGTGAACGTCACCAGCCGCGAGTCAGCCGCCGACTCGACGGCGGTTGAGACGGCGGACCATGGGGTCATTTCACTCGGCACAACGGCTGCAACCAAGGTGCTCGTCTCGGCAGCGAAGTAACGGCCGACCAGTTCAACCTGAGCCCAATCCAGCGTTAGAGTGCCGCCCCGATGACGAAAGAACCCGATGCCTTTTGTGTCACCGTTTTTTGTGGAAGCGGAAACGTCGATCCGTCTTTCCACGAGGCGGCAAGGCAACTCGGCGAAGGCATCGGAAACGCAGGAATGACGCTGGTCTACGGCGGCAACTACACCGGACTCATGGCCGACGTCAGCGACGGCGTCCGCAGC
Above is a window of Planctomycetota bacterium DNA encoding:
- a CDS encoding metal-dependent transcriptional regulator gives rise to the protein MPTSTVENYLKQIYLAGQGLTDEELVSMGSVAEGVGVTPGTATSMVKSLAEGELLDYAPRGGVRLTDAGERMARQVLRRHRLIEQFLVEIIGLDWSEVHEEAEVLEHAVSEKLLDRIDALLGHPSVDPHGDPIPPADDEKRGSIKPTRVWTLADCPMNESLQVSRVIDQTPPFLQFLDRHGLVPGALVNVTSRESAADSTAVETADHGVISLGTTAATKVLVSAAK